The stretch of DNA CGTGGCCGGCGCTGAGAGGCTGGGAGCGGCGGCGCGGTTACGTCCGGtccgggacggacatgtccgcggGCGAGAGAGGAAAGATCTAGGGTTTCATCCGGGATTTCGGGGGAAGAtgtttttataggtagagggagctaggagagtcaaatgaggtgcggttttcggccatgcgatcatgatcgaacggccgagaggatgtaGGGGGTTTGGaagggttttgggccactttggaggggtgttgggctgcaacacacacgaggcctttacagttcctcagttaaccgttggagtatcaaacggactccaaatggcacgaaacttgacaggcggtctaccggtggcgtaccaaggccgcatggcaaatctcggtccattccgagaaaatttaacacccgctcacaaaaaagacaaaagggggcgccggaggacataagagtgtcggaatgcaaaacagacaacggggaaaatgctcggatgcatgagacgaacacgtatgcaaatgcgatgcacatgatgacatgatatgaaatgcatgacacgcaaataAATGACAAGGCAataacaacgaataactggaagacacctggcgcaacggtctcggggcgttacagtaaGCCGCCGCATCAAATAACGAAGCCGTCGTGCACACAACCGACGGCGAACGACTCTAAGTTAACCCTAGAAAGAAGAAACCCACATTAGCCCGCGTGATCACTGTGTATATCACGACGAGCAGCACTACCAGAACAAGATGTGCGATGACCTGGACCGCCGGAAAGCTAGGTTACCCGCCCCGCTAGGTTAACCACTACGACGATAACAGCGGCAGGATGCTGCCGCGAGCGAGACAAATATGGGGAAACGGGATGCGGTGCCTGCGAGCGCTGGAGGTTCACGACGGTGCCGCGCGCGCTCTCGGACGAGATCACTGCCGTCGATATTTCTACAGAACCTCAACAGAATGATGGAAGAGCTGCGTGAATGATGGAGCTGCGTGATTGGATGTATCGGCCGTCGGCAGGTCCATACCTGGTCGTGGGGTCGTGTCATCTTTTTTTTCGAGATGTCAACCGTATACAGACGTATGGGTTATACGGGTTATACGGGGCTTGGATATGGGCAGCGGCAGGCCGGAGAAAAAATATATGAACGGGGGTCAAGATACCCCTAGGAAATTTGAGTTAGGGGGGTGAACCGGAGCAAGGCTCCTGTCTATCGGGCATGAACCCTGTTCTGTGACGTTTCAAGCAGGGTGTTTTGGCCCCGCTTTCCAGGCTTGTTCTCTGAATATGAAACCACAAGTCCAAGTGAGCACGCGCAGAGGAAAACGATTGCATGCATATCCAATCGCATCACTTGTGCAACTACGTACGTACGTGCTTGGGCCGTCTATACCGTGAACCGCAATGCACGTCAGACAAAGTGAACGCGAGCTTCTCCCGTGATGCATTCACACGCCTCAAACTGGCCAATGGCTATTTAAGCTCGATCTTCTCCCACATCGATCTGCACCATGGCAGCTTACTACTACTAGCTGTCTAAGCTAGAGATCAGCTACCAGCTGATTGTGGACGCCAGCTACGTAGCTCACAAGTTGCAAAATGGCTTCTCTCACGAGTAGTCCATGGCTTCATCTCCTGCTGCTTCTCGTGGCCATGGGCGGCACGTTCACGGCCGCCGGTGGCAGCGGGAACCCCACCGCCGGGTTCCAGAAGGTGCAGCTCACCGACGGCGATTTCCAGGTGCAGAGCCCGTACAACGTGCCGGAGAGCCAGCGGTTCCAGTACCGCAACGGTGTGCGGACGTTCTGGGTGCACCGAAATGACAAGCCCTTCAACACCGTCACCCACACCAACCCGCGCTCTGAAGTCAAGCTCCGGGTAAGTACATAGCAGCACATTGTTGAGATTCCTCCTGCCATGGAGTCACATAATATATGATCTATGCTCTTCCAGGGCCACGACTACTCGTCGGGGGTGTGGCAATTCGAGGGCTATGGCTACGTGCCGTCGGGGACCTCCGGCGTGTCGGTGATGCAGATCCACAACGAGGAGGGCGCCGCGCACTCGACGGTGTTGATGTTGCACGTCTACGACGGCGTCCTTCGGTTCTACAGCGGGGCGGCCATCGAGCCCGACATCTACGACCGGTGGTTCCGCCTCAACGTGATGCACGACGTCGGCGCGTCCACGGTGGCCGTGTACGTCGA from Triticum urartu cultivar G1812 chromosome 3, Tu2.1, whole genome shotgun sequence encodes:
- the LOC125547998 gene encoding citrate-binding protein-like, whose product is MASLTSSPWLHLLLLLVAMGGTFTAAGGSGNPTAGFQKVQLTDGDFQVQSPYNVPESQRFQYRNGVRTFWVHRNDKPFNTVTHTNPRSEVKLRGHDYSSGVWQFEGYGYVPSGTSGVSVMQIHNEEGAAHSTVLMLHVYDGVLRFYSGAAIEPDIYDRWFRLNVMHDVGASTVAVYVDGERKFSTSVTPSESYYFKFGVYMQHHDQSSCMESRWTNVTLYTKH